Proteins encoded by one window of Fibrobacter sp.:
- a CDS encoding ATP-dependent Clp protease proteolytic subunit — MIIPTVIETTGRGERAYDIYSRLLKERIIFLGTPINDEVANNVMAQLIFLEYENPEKDITLYINSPGGYVSAGLAIYDTMQHVCPNIATICIGSCASMAAVLLAAGTKGKRYALPHSRIMLHQPSGAATGQSTDIQITAKEIVRTKDTLAEIVAKHTGKSIEEVRTKTDRDFYMSPEEAKEFGVIDEIFVPRKEEF, encoded by the coding sequence ATGATCATTCCTACCGTCATTGAGACCACCGGTCGCGGTGAACGCGCCTACGATATCTACTCCCGACTCCTCAAGGAGCGCATCATCTTTTTGGGAACTCCCATTAACGATGAAGTGGCCAACAACGTCATGGCCCAGTTGATCTTCCTTGAGTACGAGAATCCCGAGAAGGATATCACGCTGTACATCAACAGCCCTGGTGGTTACGTGTCGGCAGGTTTGGCCATTTATGATACCATGCAGCATGTTTGCCCGAACATCGCTACAATCTGCATTGGTAGTTGCGCCTCCATGGCCGCCGTGCTCCTTGCTGCAGGAACCAAGGGCAAGCGTTATGCGCTTCCTCATTCCCGCATTATGCTGCACCAGCCGTCTGGCGCTGCCACCGGTCAGTCTACCGATATCCAGATTACCGCCAAGGAAATTGTCCGCACCAAGGATACCCTGGCAGAAATCGTTGCCAAGCACACTGGCAAGTCTATTGAAGAAGTTCGCACCAAGACCGACCGCGACTTCTACATGAGTCCTGAAGAAGCCAAGGAATTTGGCGTCATCGACGAAATTTTTGTGCCGCGTAAAGAGGAATTTTAA